Proteins found in one Cobetia sp. L2A1 genomic segment:
- a CDS encoding sigma-54 interaction domain-containing protein, with the protein MQNVEQDLKLEAALALLDRQSLDAVKVIDPKGEVIGVLTRQDVESAGELKERLAREGTRPPYRGASSTVSDTAATIQPAQDRLTRVPIQRLLDALHDGVYITDAHGVTVAINQAYERITGLKGSDILGRHMRELVRSGYISKSVSLEVIRDGQPVTLVQSLRDGRKILVSGMPMQADDGTLSHVVTSVRDITELLRAKHAQEQLRQLHSLHDTYSVNSGTDEQSLELVTSDATADCFALAERVAATDVKVLIQGETGTGKTLLARYLHEHSERATSVFLELNCAALPEGLLEAELFGYAPGAFTGASVRGKQGLLDVANGGTLFLDEIGDLPLSLQAKLLKVVEEQRFMPVGGTELKRTNVRLLTASHHDLRVRVSEGRFREDLYYRLSVVPITLPPLRERRAEITPLLHHYLSHFCHRHARVCRFDPETLELLGSHDWPGNIRELINLVERLVVTTCDELITPKMLPIECLAGTLGAIPSTPHSAPDSDSVSATYRGQQRDQQREQRFDAPTSATDALREATLKEKTEALERQLIRQALNNHRTTRAAASALGINQSTLVKKMQKYTITR; encoded by the coding sequence ATGCAGAACGTGGAACAGGATCTCAAGCTCGAAGCCGCACTAGCGCTGCTGGACCGCCAATCGCTCGATGCGGTCAAGGTCATCGACCCGAAGGGGGAGGTGATTGGCGTGCTGACGCGGCAGGATGTCGAATCGGCGGGTGAACTCAAGGAACGTCTCGCACGGGAAGGCACACGCCCACCTTATCGCGGCGCTTCATCGACTGTCTCTGATACGGCAGCCACGATACAGCCCGCACAAGATCGACTGACCCGCGTGCCAATCCAGCGACTTCTGGATGCCTTGCATGATGGGGTCTATATCACCGATGCCCACGGCGTGACCGTGGCCATCAATCAGGCCTATGAGCGCATTACCGGCCTCAAGGGTAGCGATATACTGGGGCGCCACATGCGCGAACTGGTACGCAGCGGCTATATCTCCAAATCCGTATCGCTTGAAGTCATTCGCGATGGCCAGCCAGTCACACTGGTACAGAGCCTGCGTGACGGCCGCAAGATACTGGTCAGTGGTATGCCCATGCAGGCCGATGACGGGACCCTGAGTCATGTCGTCACCAGTGTGCGTGATATCACCGAATTGCTGCGCGCCAAGCATGCCCAGGAGCAACTACGCCAACTGCATTCGTTGCACGATACCTACAGTGTCAATTCCGGTACCGACGAACAATCACTGGAGCTGGTCACCAGCGATGCCACAGCCGATTGCTTCGCGCTGGCCGAGCGAGTGGCGGCCACTGATGTAAAAGTGCTGATTCAAGGCGAAACCGGCACGGGCAAGACGCTATTGGCGCGCTATCTTCACGAACACAGCGAGCGCGCCACTAGCGTGTTTCTCGAACTCAACTGTGCAGCCTTGCCGGAAGGACTTCTGGAGGCAGAGTTATTCGGCTACGCGCCCGGTGCTTTCACCGGCGCCAGCGTTCGCGGCAAGCAGGGACTATTGGATGTCGCCAATGGTGGCACGCTATTCCTTGATGAAATCGGTGATCTTCCCCTGTCGTTACAGGCCAAGCTACTCAAGGTAGTGGAGGAACAACGCTTCATGCCGGTCGGCGGTACCGAGCTGAAACGCACCAACGTACGTCTATTGACGGCATCTCATCATGATCTGCGGGTGCGGGTGAGCGAGGGGCGCTTTCGAGAAGACCTCTATTATCGCTTGAGCGTCGTACCGATCACCCTACCCCCGCTACGTGAGCGTCGCGCTGAGATCACACCGTTATTGCATCATTACCTGTCGCATTTCTGTCACCGCCATGCCCGCGTTTGTCGCTTTGATCCGGAAACGCTTGAACTGCTCGGCAGCCATGACTGGCCTGGCAATATTCGAGAACTGATCAATCTGGTCGAGCGACTCGTCGTCACGACCTGCGATGAGCTCATCACACCGAAGATGCTGCCGATAGAGTGCCTGGCGGGGACGCTCGGTGCTATCCCGTCGACTCCTCACTCTGCCCCTGATAGCGACTCCGTCAGCGCGACGTACCGTGGGCAACAGCGTGATCAACAACGCGAGCAACGCTTCGACGCCCCCACTTCAGCAACGGATGCCCTGCGCGAGGCAACGCTCAAGGAGAAAACCGAGGCTCTGGAGCGTCAACTGATCAGACAGGCACTGAACAACCACCGTACGACCCGCGCCGCTGCTAGCGCACTGGGCATCAATCAGTCGACGCTGGTCAAGAAGATGCAGAAATATACGATTACGCGATAG
- a CDS encoding GGDEF domain-containing protein, producing MKELLVLIDRQLESPGLLGIGFHLILEEKFERDVHQERSRQLTYMGGVAITIYVLFLFNDLHMRPDHFMEAVIIRVGIMAPIALACIFLLKRGVTPALREMIMSVLICFAMLFTALLLQLSVSAHSFLDLFALGLIVLVGNVLFQLRFWFALYTSIFNIIVMLYLVNYHPISFDNAGLMAMMVFCAVTIFSIISNVRAEKAERLSYLLLLREQLRVEEYTDKSEEFRRLASIDPLTEVYNRRHFDCLVKSLISKHASHSLQYGVAMIDVDKFKCYNDKYGHVKGDMCLKRIATAIFESVHPDVDIVARFGGEEFVVLFPSTGPRDLLARAEKIRQHVRGLALPHADNVNQGIVTISVGVSAVGTGDAYRFESVLQQADEALYRAKSSGRDRCILATGVEAKMNDEPTIA from the coding sequence ATGAAGGAGCTCTTGGTACTGATAGACAGGCAGTTGGAAAGCCCAGGCCTGCTGGGTATTGGTTTCCACTTGATATTGGAGGAGAAATTTGAGCGTGATGTGCATCAAGAGAGAAGTCGACAGCTAACATATATGGGGGGTGTTGCCATCACCATTTATGTACTGTTCTTGTTCAATGACTTACACATGCGCCCCGACCACTTTATGGAAGCTGTCATTATTCGTGTCGGTATCATGGCGCCCATTGCCCTGGCCTGTATTTTCTTGTTGAAACGTGGCGTGACACCGGCGTTGCGCGAAATGATCATGTCGGTACTCATCTGTTTTGCCATGTTGTTTACTGCACTATTGTTGCAGCTGTCGGTGTCGGCGCACTCGTTCCTGGATCTCTTTGCTCTGGGGTTGATCGTGTTGGTCGGCAATGTCCTGTTCCAATTGCGTTTCTGGTTTGCTCTCTACACGTCGATCTTCAATATCATCGTGATGCTTTATCTGGTCAATTATCACCCGATATCGTTCGATAATGCCGGACTCATGGCCATGATGGTTTTTTGTGCCGTCACCATATTCTCGATCATTTCCAACGTGCGTGCCGAAAAAGCCGAACGCCTTTCCTATCTACTGTTACTTCGCGAGCAGCTGAGGGTTGAAGAGTACACTGATAAAAGTGAGGAGTTTCGTCGTCTAGCCTCTATTGATCCGTTGACCGAAGTCTATAATCGCCGTCATTTTGATTGCCTGGTGAAATCGCTGATCAGCAAACACGCGAGTCATTCCCTGCAATATGGCGTTGCCATGATCGATGTCGACAAGTTCAAGTGTTACAACGATAAATATGGCCATGTGAAGGGTGATATGTGTTTAAAGCGGATCGCGACTGCCATTTTTGAAAGCGTGCATCCTGACGTGGATATCGTGGCTCGTTTTGGCGGTGAGGAGTTCGTGGTTCTGTTCCCCTCTACCGGACCACGCGACCTGCTGGCTCGTGCTGAGAAGATTCGCCAGCATGTCAGAGGGTTGGCGCTGCCACATGCTGACAACGTCAATCAGGGCATCGTTACCATTAGCGTGGGAGTGTCGGCAGTGGGTACGGGAGATGCTTATCGCTTCGAGAGTGTCTTGCAGCAGGCAGATGAGGCTCTCTACCGCGCCAAGTCCAGCGGTAGGGACAGGTGTATTCTGGCGACGGGAGTCGAAGCGAAGATGAATGACGAGCCAACTATCGCGTAA
- a CDS encoding RcnB family protein has protein sequence MRKGTLISLVMVSALMGSSLSLAAPQDDHYQEQGKQEQQGQQQGQQQQKQQQKQQQKQQQKQQQKQQQKQQQKQQQKQHQKQQSHNKPAANHPAHGWKQGGHVPRDYYANERYWVSDWQSHNLSRPPQGHRWIHVDGRYVLTAVATGVITAIILGQ, from the coding sequence ATGCGTAAAGGCACTTTGATCAGCCTGGTAATGGTTTCCGCTCTGATGGGGTCTTCGCTATCACTGGCAGCCCCCCAGGATGACCATTACCAAGAGCAAGGAAAGCAGGAGCAGCAAGGCCAGCAGCAAGGCCAGCAGCAACAGAAGCAGCAACAGAAGCAGCAACAGAAGCAGCAACAGAAGCAGCAACAGAAGCAGCAACAGAAGCAGCAACAGAAGCAGCAACAGAAGCAGCACCAGAAGCAGCAATCACACAACAAGCCCGCGGCCAATCATCCCGCGCATGGCTGGAAGCAGGGCGGCCATGTGCCGCGTGATTACTACGCCAACGAACGCTACTGGGTCAGTGACTGGCAGTCGCACAACCTTTCCCGTCCGCCCCAGGGCCATCGCTGGATTCATGTGGACGGCCGCTATGTGCTGACAGCGGTAGCGACAGGTGTGATCACGGCGATCATCCTGGGTCAGTGA
- a CDS encoding sodium:solute symporter family protein, translating to MTERISTLFGTFSHLHDSIPLLVTLGYIVVAMLIGLGARGGRKMDTLEQWGVAGRSMGPVTLYLLIAAGSVSAYTFMGAPGWAYSKGVPVFYVAIYLAYLALVAWYFGPKVWKFGEQFGHVTQASAIADRYQSPALGALSALVMSIASIAYAVLQTIGSAYILLVMSGGSIPLWAGVLLVLSAIAIYLFVSGQRAIGRTNVFQGVLMLVVAWVIGVWAAYLATGEWGFAGVFARVADSHPEYLRLPGAGGDMSFSFWTTSIIVSMLSFMPPVWTQWMSASSARTIRRSASWLPTYYVVILPLVVVGFIGIFSLPELARADTVVLEYAMANMPVWLVGLLGAGTLAASMSSSEPFIHSVALSLSRDVLQPSLALSDSRAGKLARWLIFPVMFLVIAPLAILEPGNLVMILLIGLGFASQVLPAFIGMFFWPRASAIGVISGICAGFVVTVVFTTIWPHPLGIHAGFWGLMLNLPVFVVVSRLTRPVDAAVTLRFFRIAAPWHFD from the coding sequence ATGACTGAGCGGATCAGCACGCTTTTCGGCACCTTCTCCCACCTGCATGACAGCATTCCGTTGCTGGTGACGCTGGGCTATATCGTGGTCGCCATGCTGATCGGGCTTGGCGCGCGCGGTGGCCGCAAGATGGACACACTGGAGCAATGGGGAGTGGCTGGGCGATCGATGGGGCCGGTGACGCTCTATCTATTGATCGCAGCGGGCAGCGTGAGTGCCTACACCTTCATGGGCGCGCCGGGTTGGGCTTACAGCAAGGGTGTTCCGGTGTTCTACGTCGCCATCTATCTGGCCTATCTGGCGCTGGTGGCGTGGTACTTCGGCCCCAAGGTCTGGAAGTTCGGCGAGCAATTCGGCCATGTCACCCAGGCCAGCGCGATTGCGGATCGTTATCAGAGCCCCGCACTCGGCGCGCTATCGGCGCTGGTGATGTCGATCGCCTCCATCGCCTATGCAGTGCTGCAGACCATCGGCTCCGCTTACATCTTGTTGGTGATGAGCGGCGGAAGCATCCCGCTATGGGCGGGCGTGCTGCTGGTGCTGAGTGCGATTGCCATCTATCTGTTCGTCAGTGGTCAGCGTGCGATAGGGCGCACCAATGTGTTTCAGGGCGTACTGATGCTGGTAGTGGCGTGGGTGATCGGGGTGTGGGCCGCGTATCTGGCGACTGGAGAGTGGGGCTTTGCTGGCGTCTTCGCGCGTGTCGCGGACAGTCATCCAGAGTATCTGCGCCTGCCGGGGGCGGGTGGTGACATGAGTTTCAGTTTCTGGACGACCTCGATCATCGTCTCGATGCTGTCCTTCATGCCGCCGGTATGGACCCAGTGGATGAGTGCATCATCAGCACGCACCATTCGTCGCAGTGCCAGTTGGTTGCCGACCTATTACGTGGTGATACTGCCGCTGGTCGTTGTCGGGTTCATCGGTATTTTCAGTCTGCCGGAACTGGCACGCGCTGACACGGTGGTGCTCGAGTACGCCATGGCCAACATGCCAGTGTGGTTGGTGGGCTTGCTGGGCGCGGGGACGCTGGCTGCCTCGATGTCATCCAGTGAGCCCTTCATCCATTCCGTGGCGTTGAGCCTCAGTCGTGATGTCCTGCAGCCCAGCCTGGCCTTGAGCGATAGTCGCGCTGGTAAGCTGGCACGCTGGCTGATCTTCCCGGTCATGTTCCTCGTCATCGCACCATTGGCGATCCTGGAGCCGGGTAACCTGGTGATGATTCTGCTGATCGGGTTAGGCTTTGCCTCGCAGGTACTACCGGCCTTCATCGGCATGTTCTTCTGGCCGCGCGCCTCGGCTATCGGGGTAATCAGCGGTATCTGTGCAGGCTTTGTGGTCACGGTGGTGTTTACCACTATCTGGCCGCATCCGCTGGGGATTCACGCGGGCTTCTGGGGCCTGATGCTCAATCTGCCGGTATTCGTGGTGGTGTCGCGATTGACCCGCCCCGTTGATGCGGCAGTGACCCTGCGCTTCTTCCGCATCGCAGCTCCCTGGCACTTCGATTGA
- a CDS encoding GntP family permease, with the protein MTDAAVAGPQVIIGLGIAIFVMIYLVLKTRVHALLALIIAASLAGLIGGMPPNEVINAITTGFGKTLSTIGLVIGFGVMMGRVLEVSGAGQRLAYAILNLLGKNKEEAAMALTGYIVSIPIFCDSAYVILNPLVRSLARNSGRSVIGLGIALAAGLIITHSSVPPTPGPLGVAGIFGVDIGLMIGWGLVITAPALVVLVIYARIMGPRIEAMLEAQPGGFEGSVKNDSGTMMADTELPSLLMSCMPIGLPIALIFLNTLLGAVMGDTTNVLTSTVAFIGNPVIAVGLGVLVAIYGLMPKTPKQEVFEHLEKGVETAGIILLVTGAGGALGSVLRASGGGDYIAMQVAALGLQPLLIPFIIATLVRFIQGSGTVSMITAASISAPILMGMPDVNMVLAAQAACIGAMFFSYFNDSYFWVVNRMLGVKSTKHQMLVLTLPSTLAWAVSIVTLLILNAIIG; encoded by the coding sequence ATGACAGACGCCGCCGTCGCGGGACCACAGGTCATCATCGGCCTGGGTATCGCCATCTTCGTCATGATCTATCTAGTACTGAAAACCCGCGTGCATGCCTTGCTGGCATTGATCATCGCGGCCTCGCTGGCCGGCCTCATCGGCGGCATGCCGCCCAACGAAGTTATCAATGCCATCACGACCGGCTTCGGCAAGACACTGTCCACCATTGGTCTCGTCATCGGCTTCGGTGTAATGATGGGGCGGGTGCTAGAAGTGTCCGGTGCGGGTCAGCGCCTGGCATACGCCATCCTCAATCTGCTGGGAAAGAACAAGGAAGAGGCCGCGATGGCGCTGACGGGCTATATCGTCTCTATCCCGATCTTCTGTGATTCGGCCTATGTCATCCTGAATCCGCTGGTTCGCTCACTGGCTCGCAACAGTGGTCGCTCGGTCATCGGGTTGGGCATAGCGCTGGCGGCCGGTTTGATCATCACACACTCGTCGGTGCCCCCGACCCCTGGCCCGCTGGGCGTGGCAGGCATCTTCGGCGTGGATATCGGCTTGATGATCGGCTGGGGGCTGGTTATCACGGCGCCTGCACTTGTCGTGCTTGTCATCTATGCCCGCATCATGGGGCCGCGCATTGAAGCGATGCTGGAAGCGCAACCGGGCGGTTTTGAAGGAAGCGTCAAGAATGATAGTGGCACCATGATGGCGGATACTGAGCTACCGTCGTTACTGATGTCCTGCATGCCGATTGGTCTGCCGATCGCGCTGATCTTCCTCAATACGCTGCTGGGCGCGGTGATGGGTGATACCACCAATGTACTCACCAGTACGGTCGCCTTCATCGGCAACCCGGTCATTGCGGTGGGGCTTGGCGTGCTGGTGGCGATCTATGGCCTGATGCCCAAGACACCCAAGCAGGAAGTGTTCGAGCATCTGGAAAAAGGCGTCGAAACGGCCGGTATCATCCTGTTGGTGACTGGTGCCGGGGGCGCGTTGGGGTCTGTGCTGCGTGCCAGTGGTGGTGGCGACTACATTGCCATGCAGGTAGCAGCACTGGGTCTGCAGCCCCTGTTGATTCCGTTCATCATCGCGACGCTGGTTCGCTTCATTCAAGGGAGCGGTACTGTTTCGATGATCACGGCGGCCTCCATCTCTGCGCCTATCCTGATGGGAATGCCAGACGTCAATATGGTGTTGGCGGCACAAGCTGCCTGTATCGGCGCAATGTTCTTCAGCTACTTCAATGATAGCTATTTCTGGGTGGTCAATCGCATGCTGGGCGTCAAGAGTACCAAGCATCAGATGCTGGTACTGACGCTGCCTTCAACATTGGCATGGGCAGTCTCCATCGTGACCCTGTTGATACTCAACGCTATCATCGGATGA
- the denD gene encoding D-erythronate dehydrogenase yields the protein MHVMITGAAGFLGQRLTAALIEKGSLNGQPLSRLTLLDQIEAPRPEVVSALTVEVVAGDIADISVLERCLAGEPQVIYHLAAVVSSAAEADLSLGMRVNFDATRLLLEGCAARGLSTTRLVMASSVAAYGGDLPEILEDMTALVPQNSYGTQKAMSELLINDYSRRGLIDGCVLRLPTIIVRPGRPNAAASSFASSLLREPLNGEAAICPVPTDLEMFVMSPQRVIEALLKGAEVPAAAFGLSRCFMLPGITVSVAEMLEALEQMAGAEALVRVSHVPDARITAIVSSWPARFETRKARALGFTGDADLADIISLHQRDRDVLANGN from the coding sequence ATGCACGTCATGATTACCGGCGCGGCAGGATTTCTCGGTCAGCGCCTGACAGCCGCCTTGATCGAGAAGGGCAGCCTCAACGGCCAGCCCCTCTCGCGTCTGACTCTGCTGGATCAGATTGAAGCTCCGCGGCCTGAAGTGGTCTCGGCGCTGACAGTCGAGGTAGTGGCTGGCGATATCGCAGATATCTCGGTACTGGAGCGCTGCCTGGCTGGTGAGCCACAGGTCATCTATCACCTGGCTGCCGTCGTCAGTTCCGCAGCGGAAGCGGACTTGTCCCTCGGCATGCGGGTGAATTTTGATGCGACCCGCTTGCTGCTGGAAGGCTGCGCAGCACGGGGTCTCAGTACCACGCGTCTTGTCATGGCCAGCTCTGTTGCCGCCTATGGGGGGGATCTGCCCGAGATACTCGAGGACATGACGGCGTTGGTGCCGCAGAACTCCTATGGCACGCAGAAGGCGATGTCGGAGCTTCTGATCAACGACTATAGCCGTCGTGGCCTCATTGATGGCTGTGTACTGCGCTTGCCAACCATCATCGTACGTCCCGGCCGACCCAACGCCGCGGCCTCAAGCTTTGCCTCTTCTCTCCTGCGCGAGCCGCTCAATGGAGAAGCCGCCATCTGTCCGGTGCCGACGGATCTCGAGATGTTCGTGATGTCGCCGCAGCGTGTCATTGAGGCATTGCTCAAGGGAGCGGAAGTCCCCGCTGCCGCCTTTGGGCTCTCACGCTGTTTCATGCTGCCGGGCATCACCGTCAGTGTCGCCGAGATGCTTGAAGCACTTGAACAGATGGCAGGGGCTGAGGCGCTGGTGCGAGTCAGTCATGTGCCGGATGCACGCATCACGGCCATCGTCTCCAGCTGGCCAGCGCGCTTTGAGACACGCAAGGCGCGTGCGCTGGGCTTCACGGGCGATGCAGATCTCGCCGACATCATCAGCCTTCATCAGCGTGATCGTGACGTCCTGGCCAATGGCAACTGA
- the otnI gene encoding 2-oxo-tetronate isomerase, translating into MIRLAANLSMLFTEHEFLDRFAAAAESGFTGVEYLFPYAYAPEVLRERLDAHQLKQVLFNLPPGDWEAGERGLTCLPGREEEFRASVAEAIRYAEILDCPRVHAMAGLVPAEADEVTRARHTATYLANLGYAAAELAKVGKTLLIEPINPRDMPNFYLSGQAQAREILARVGAANLKVQFDLYHCQIVEGDLIRNLEAQFAHMGHVQIAGVPDRHEPDGGEVHYPALFARLESLGYDGWIGCEYRPRGKTREGLVWGKDHGLTSG; encoded by the coding sequence ATGATCCGATTGGCCGCCAATCTCAGCATGCTGTTCACTGAACATGAGTTTCTCGATCGCTTTGCCGCAGCAGCCGAGAGTGGCTTCACCGGTGTCGAGTACCTGTTCCCCTATGCCTATGCGCCAGAGGTGCTGCGTGAAAGGCTCGATGCACATCAATTGAAGCAGGTGCTGTTCAATCTCCCGCCAGGCGACTGGGAGGCCGGTGAGCGCGGGCTGACCTGTCTGCCGGGACGCGAAGAAGAATTTCGTGCCTCGGTGGCCGAGGCGATCCGCTATGCCGAAATTCTCGACTGCCCGCGTGTGCACGCGATGGCAGGTCTGGTGCCGGCAGAAGCCGACGAGGTGACGCGTGCCCGCCATACCGCCACCTATCTCGCCAATCTTGGCTATGCCGCTGCTGAGCTGGCCAAGGTGGGCAAGACTCTCTTGATCGAGCCGATCAATCCCCGGGACATGCCGAACTTCTATCTCAGTGGTCAGGCGCAGGCGCGCGAGATTCTCGCCCGGGTCGGCGCCGCCAACCTCAAGGTGCAGTTCGATCTCTATCATTGCCAGATCGTCGAGGGAGATCTGATTCGTAATCTCGAGGCGCAATTCGCGCACATGGGCCATGTCCAGATTGCGGGCGTGCCGGACCGCCACGAACCGGACGGCGGTGAAGTGCACTATCCCGCGCTCTTCGCGCGGCTGGAAAGCTTGGGCTACGACGGCTGGATCGGCTGTGAATATCGTCCGCGAGGCAAGACTCGAGAAGGGTTGGTCTGGGGCAAGGATCATGGATTGACGAGTGGTTGA
- the otnC gene encoding 3-oxo-tetronate 4-phosphate decarboxylase encodes MSQTQHEINALREQIATYGKSLFDRGLTMGSSGNISQRLDDGGWLMTPTNACLGRLDPARISRLDARGQLIEGDAPTKESFLHRAMYDERPQSGAIVHLHSTHSVAVSCLPGVDTCECIPPLTAYYVMRVGKLPLVPYHMPGDPALGDAVRGLAGQHSAVLLANHGPVVAGKTLEAAVYATEELEETAKLFLLLRGENPRGLTPEQVAQLEAKFGRP; translated from the coding sequence ATGAGCCAGACTCAGCATGAGATAAATGCCCTGCGTGAGCAGATTGCCACCTATGGAAAGTCGCTGTTTGACCGCGGCCTCACCATGGGGTCCAGCGGCAATATCAGTCAGCGTCTGGACGACGGCGGATGGCTGATGACGCCGACCAACGCCTGTCTGGGGCGCCTTGATCCGGCGCGTATCTCGCGTCTTGATGCACGTGGGCAGCTCATCGAGGGTGATGCACCGACCAAGGAAAGCTTCCTGCACCGGGCCATGTATGACGAGCGTCCTCAGTCTGGTGCCATCGTCCATCTGCATTCCACGCATTCGGTTGCGGTGTCGTGCCTGCCCGGTGTGGATACCTGTGAGTGCATCCCACCACTGACGGCCTATTACGTGATGCGGGTCGGCAAGCTGCCCCTGGTGCCTTACCACATGCCAGGCGACCCTGCGCTGGGAGATGCAGTCCGCGGCCTGGCCGGCCAGCACAGTGCGGTATTGCTGGCCAATCATGGTCCGGTCGTCGCCGGCAAGACATTGGAAGCGGCGGTCTATGCCACTGAAGAACTCGAAGAGACCGCCAAGCTCTTTCTGCTGCTGCGGGGTGAAAATCCTCGCGGTCTGACACCCGAGCAGGTCGCACAGCTTGAAGCCAAGTTCGGCCGGCCATGA
- the otnK gene encoding 3-oxo-tetronate kinase, with the protein MPIVLGGIADDFTGATDLANNLVRAGMRTLQVIGVPQDDSRVDLQDIDAVVVALKSRSCPVDQAISESLAALEWLKAQGARQLYFKYCSTFDSTAEGNIGLVADALLEALHSTQTAFVPAFPINGRSVYQGHLFVGDRLLNDSGMQHHPLNPMTDADLVRVLSRQTPHAVGLLDHATLAQGSEAAAEHLALLARQDVRHVICDSLDERDLEVLAEVLVEHALVTGGSGLAQALPAQYRHKGWLEEIDDAAALSPGQGAAMVLSGSCSRMTLKQVTHFASRHPAFALDPLALQEGDAHFEAALSFAREQLASGAGQPFLISASAEPARVKAAQDMLGVKQAGELVECALASLASTLVAEGVGRLLVAGGETSGAVVSALEIRELRIGGQIDPGVPWTQTPHPTTSSTQPGATLSLALKSGNFGGEDFFTRAFDVLNGMPRDGEIQ; encoded by the coding sequence TCTGCAGGTGATCGGTGTGCCACAGGATGACAGCCGCGTAGACCTGCAAGACATTGATGCAGTGGTCGTGGCGCTCAAATCGCGCAGCTGTCCTGTCGACCAGGCGATCAGTGAGTCACTGGCGGCGCTTGAATGGCTCAAGGCGCAGGGTGCACGTCAGCTGTACTTCAAGTATTGCTCCACCTTTGACTCCACCGCGGAGGGCAATATCGGACTGGTGGCGGATGCGCTGCTGGAAGCACTGCACAGCACACAGACCGCATTCGTGCCGGCATTCCCGATCAATGGCCGAAGTGTCTATCAGGGCCACTTGTTCGTGGGGGATCGTCTGCTCAACGACAGCGGTATGCAGCATCACCCGCTCAACCCGATGACGGATGCTGATCTCGTTCGCGTGCTGTCTCGCCAGACGCCCCATGCAGTGGGGCTGCTCGATCACGCCACCTTGGCGCAGGGGAGTGAGGCAGCCGCTGAGCATCTCGCGTTGCTGGCCCGCCAGGATGTCCGTCACGTGATCTGCGATAGTCTCGATGAGCGTGATCTGGAGGTGCTGGCGGAAGTGCTGGTCGAGCATGCCCTGGTCACTGGCGGTTCCGGATTGGCGCAAGCCTTGCCGGCACAATACCGCCACAAGGGCTGGCTTGAAGAAATTGATGACGCTGCGGCACTGTCGCCGGGACAGGGTGCCGCCATGGTGCTTTCCGGCAGCTGTTCACGCATGACGCTCAAGCAGGTCACTCATTTCGCGTCACGTCACCCCGCGTTCGCCCTTGATCCTCTGGCGTTGCAAGAAGGGGATGCCCATTTCGAGGCAGCGCTGAGCTTTGCTCGCGAGCAACTGGCGTCGGGCGCTGGGCAACCTTTCCTGATCTCTGCCTCGGCTGAGCCGGCGCGCGTCAAGGCCGCGCAGGACATGCTGGGTGTCAAGCAGGCCGGTGAGCTTGTCGAATGCGCACTGGCCAGTCTGGCCAGCACGCTGGTCGCGGAGGGTGTCGGGCGTTTGCTGGTGGCGGGCGGCGAGACATCCGGTGCGGTCGTCTCGGCGCTCGAGATTCGTGAGCTGCGTATCGGTGGCCAGATCGACCCCGGCGTACCCTGGACGCAGACGCCTCATCCGACCACTTCATCGACTCAACCGGGTGCCACGCTATCACTGGCGCTCAAGTCCGGTAATTTCGGTGGTGAAGACTTTTTCACGCGTGCCTTTGATGTCCTCAATGGCATGCCTCGGGATGGGGAGATTCAATGA